From Parasphaerochaeta coccoides DSM 17374, a single genomic window includes:
- a CDS encoding ABC transporter substrate-binding protein codes for MKKLCAIVLVLLVLSVPVFSQGAKESAGTKEIVVYASVDEANAVKILDAFTADTGIKTSFVQLSSGPALTRIQAEAGRPQADVWLGAPSDNHITAKEAGLTIPYKGPAFEALGAEFKDADGYWRGFYMNPLCFGVNTNALARAGASMPTSWADLLKPEYKGLIQAPTPQSAGTAKIMLYSLVEMMGENQAFAYMAALNKNIQTYTSSGTGPSKGVNVGDAAIGIQFSPAFFQMQANGQPIAIVFPSEGFGFEFPAASILKGAKNQAAAEKFMDWLVSKQGQDVLESTGTYFYPVVPEAEIDPIMPPFSSLDVVGIDLAWYSANYNRLVERWVSEVLSAK; via the coding sequence ATGAAAAAATTATGTGCAATCGTGCTTGTATTGCTTGTCCTTTCTGTGCCTGTGTTCTCACAGGGCGCAAAAGAATCCGCAGGGACGAAAGAAATCGTTGTGTACGCAAGTGTGGATGAAGCGAATGCTGTAAAGATTCTCGATGCTTTCACTGCTGATACGGGCATCAAGACCAGTTTCGTCCAGCTATCTTCGGGACCTGCCCTGACCAGGATTCAGGCAGAAGCCGGGAGGCCGCAGGCCGATGTGTGGCTGGGGGCTCCCAGTGACAACCACATTACGGCAAAGGAAGCCGGATTGACCATCCCCTATAAAGGACCCGCATTTGAAGCACTCGGCGCGGAATTCAAGGATGCGGACGGATATTGGCGGGGCTTCTACATGAATCCTCTGTGTTTCGGCGTGAATACAAATGCTTTGGCTCGTGCTGGTGCCTCCATGCCTACCAGCTGGGCGGATTTGCTGAAACCAGAATACAAAGGGCTTATACAGGCTCCGACACCGCAGTCTGCTGGAACAGCGAAGATCATGTTGTACAGTCTGGTTGAGATGATGGGAGAAAATCAGGCATTTGCATATATGGCAGCCTTGAACAAGAACATCCAGACGTACACTTCTTCTGGGACTGGTCCGTCGAAGGGCGTGAATGTCGGCGACGCAGCCATCGGTATCCAGTTCTCTCCGGCTTTCTTCCAGATGCAAGCAAATGGACAGCCTATTGCAATCGTGTTTCCTTCCGAAGGTTTCGGATTTGAGTTTCCCGCGGCATCCATCCTGAAAGGTGCCAAGAACCAGGCGGCAGCTGAGAAATTCATGGACTGGCTGGTCAGCAAGCAAGGCCAGGATGTCTTGGAATCGACCGGAACATATTTTTATCCTGTAGTACCGGAAGCCGAGATTGATCCAATCATGCCTCCGTTCTCCAGCCTGGATGTCGTAGGCATTGACCTGGCATGGTATAGTGCAAACTATAATCGTTTGGTTGAGCGTTGGGTCAGCGAGGTTCTGAGCGCTAAGTAA
- a CDS encoding ABC transporter permease, producing the protein MKTAFMATQWQEIRKMRKDPLLLGAIIVILLALILFIIYPLIKVCIVSFQAGGKFSLKNFRDVIVYSNGYYVKAFFNSLWIGIATAFLGTFIAFVFAYSLTRANIPCKKFFNLVATIPIISPPFIGALAIIMLFGRNGFISSTLLGMTNASAYGPKGLLFAQILTFFPVAYITLRGVLESISPTLEDAAMDLGGNRFTIFRKVTLPLAIPGIASSMLVLFIESLADFGNPLVLAGAQFPILSVQAYLEITGMGNFAKGAALAFILLVPSITAYILQKYWVSKKQYVTVTGKPTQSSNNVVSPAARWFLFGASLAIALVIITVYASIVWGALAESWGNSSKITLRNFAYVFRVGWEAVTDTMVIAGLSTPISGILGMVIAFLVVRKVFPGRRFMEFSSMLSFAVPGTVIGIGYILAFNQAPFYLTGTLAILVLNFIFRYIPVGIQGGVAVLNQIDPSIEEAAVDLGADSSKTFRKITLPLMIPAFFSALLFAFVRSMTAISAAIFLVSARWKFMTVQIMNQVESGNIGAAAAFSIILVGIVLVAMVVIKTILRLKYQTTSSILSH; encoded by the coding sequence GTGAAAACAGCATTTATGGCGACCCAATGGCAGGAAATCCGGAAAATGCGCAAGGATCCTCTTTTATTGGGAGCAATCATCGTCATCCTTCTTGCCCTGATCCTGTTCATCATTTATCCGCTTATCAAGGTATGCATTGTCAGCTTTCAGGCAGGTGGTAAATTTTCCCTGAAGAATTTCAGGGATGTCATCGTGTACAGTAATGGCTACTACGTCAAGGCATTCTTCAATTCCTTGTGGATAGGCATTGCTACCGCGTTCCTGGGGACTTTCATTGCTTTTGTCTTTGCATATTCCCTTACCAGGGCCAATATTCCGTGCAAGAAATTTTTCAACCTGGTCGCGACTATTCCCATCATCAGTCCGCCGTTCATCGGAGCCTTGGCAATCATCATGCTTTTCGGTCGCAACGGCTTCATCAGTTCAACACTGCTGGGCATGACCAATGCAAGTGCTTATGGACCGAAAGGACTCCTTTTCGCGCAAATCCTGACTTTCTTTCCGGTGGCGTACATTACTCTCCGTGGTGTCCTGGAGTCAATCAGTCCGACATTGGAAGACGCCGCAATGGATTTGGGAGGTAACCGGTTCACGATTTTCAGAAAAGTGACACTTCCACTGGCAATCCCTGGAATCGCCAGCTCAATGCTCGTGCTTTTCATTGAATCACTGGCAGATTTTGGGAATCCTCTCGTTCTTGCCGGAGCCCAGTTCCCCATACTGTCCGTCCAGGCGTATCTGGAAATTACTGGCATGGGTAATTTTGCAAAGGGAGCGGCCTTGGCGTTCATTCTCCTGGTGCCATCCATCACCGCGTATATCCTCCAGAAATACTGGGTCAGCAAGAAACAATATGTTACAGTCACGGGAAAGCCGACCCAATCGTCGAACAATGTCGTAAGCCCTGCCGCCCGCTGGTTTTTGTTCGGAGCGTCCTTGGCAATCGCCTTGGTGATCATCACCGTTTATGCCAGCATTGTTTGGGGAGCCCTTGCTGAATCATGGGGCAATAGCTCCAAGATTACGCTGAGGAACTTCGCGTATGTGTTCAGGGTTGGTTGGGAAGCAGTGACCGATACTATGGTGATAGCTGGTTTGTCAACTCCTATCAGTGGTATCCTGGGGATGGTCATTGCATTCTTAGTGGTCAGAAAGGTCTTTCCAGGGCGTCGTTTCATGGAATTCTCCAGCATGTTGAGTTTTGCTGTGCCGGGTACTGTCATTGGCATAGGGTATATTCTTGCATTCAACCAAGCACCTTTCTATCTGACGGGAACCCTTGCAATCCTCGTACTTAATTTCATATTCCGCTACATACCGGTGGGAATACAGGGGGGTGTCGCGGTTCTCAACCAGATTGATCCGTCAATTGAAGAAGCTGCCGTTGATTTGGGAGCGGACAGCAGCAAGACATTCCGTAAGATTACTTTGCCGCTTATGATACCTGCTTTTTTCAGTGCCTTGCTGTTTGCTTTTGTCAGGAGTATGACGGCAATCAGTGCTGCAATCTTCCTTGTTTCAGCCCGGTGGAAGTTCATGACAGTACAGATCATGAATCAGGTTGAAAGCGGAAACATCGGTGCTGCCGCTGCATTCAGCATCATTCTGGTTGGAATAGTGCTGGTGGCAATGGTTGTAATCAAGACCATACTTCGGTTGAAGTATCAGACGACAAGTTCCATTCTTTCCCATTGA
- a CDS encoding ABC transporter ATP-binding protein, producing the protein MSVKLVNITKVFTDHDNKLKEFTAVNNVNMEINEGEMVTLLGPSGCGKTTTLRIISGFENQTSGDVYIDDELVNTLPANKRNTSMVFQSYAIFPHLSVRQNIGFGLELKGFGKQRIADEVDKMMETMGLGPLGNRRPSQLSGGQQQRVALARAIVNKPRVLLFDEPLSNLDAKLREQMRIEIRRIQKQFNITSIYVTHDQIEAMTVSDRIVVMDKGVIQQMDTPFEIYSRPKNRFVADFIGRANFISAKALSVGETARISLNGRSYDFPSFNPDMKAGASCEIVIRPEGLVLGRTGDDAMLHGTITQAVYLGSTMEYEVAVEGMENPIQAISYNPVKEGFLQVGEQAAISFDVVSAHVISV; encoded by the coding sequence ATGAGTGTAAAATTAGTTAACATAACCAAGGTTTTTACTGACCATGATAACAAACTTAAGGAATTCACTGCCGTCAATAATGTGAATATGGAAATAAACGAAGGTGAGATGGTCACGCTTCTTGGTCCTTCCGGTTGTGGTAAGACAACGACACTGCGAATCATAAGTGGTTTTGAAAACCAGACTTCCGGAGATGTGTATATCGATGATGAACTGGTGAATACACTTCCCGCGAACAAACGGAATACGTCCATGGTATTCCAGTCCTATGCCATTTTCCCCCATCTGTCAGTGAGGCAGAACATTGGGTTTGGGCTTGAGCTCAAAGGATTTGGCAAGCAAAGGATTGCCGATGAAGTAGACAAGATGATGGAAACCATGGGGCTTGGGCCTCTGGGAAACCGTCGGCCTAGTCAGCTCTCCGGCGGTCAGCAGCAGCGTGTCGCTCTGGCGCGTGCCATTGTCAACAAGCCGCGTGTTCTTCTCTTTGACGAGCCGCTGTCGAATCTGGATGCAAAGCTGCGGGAACAGATGCGCATTGAGATACGGCGTATACAAAAGCAGTTCAACATCACAAGTATCTATGTCACGCATGACCAGATTGAGGCCATGACGGTCAGCGACAGGATTGTAGTTATGGACAAAGGAGTCATCCAACAGATGGATACGCCTTTTGAAATCTACAGCAGACCGAAAAACCGGTTTGTCGCGGATTTCATAGGACGGGCAAATTTCATCTCTGCCAAGGCTTTGTCTGTCGGTGAGACAGCACGCATATCCCTGAACGGACGTTCCTATGATTTTCCAAGTTTCAATCCGGATATGAAAGCGGGAGCATCGTGTGAAATAGTCATTCGCCCGGAAGGTCTGGTTCTTGGGCGGACGGGGGATGATGCCATGCTCCATGGAACGATCACCCAAGCGGTTTATCTGGGTTCTACAATGGAGTATGAAGTTGCTGTCGAAGGTATGGAAAATCCTATCCAGGCAATTTCATACAATCCGGTCAAGGAAGGTTTTTTGCAAGTCGGCGAACAGGCAGCTATTTCCTTTGATGTCGTCAGCGCTCATGTGATATCTGTTTGA
- a CDS encoding alpha/beta hydrolase: MKRVEMTEAGDSFSLYGYVHEKIDGVTLPGAGRPAILICPGGGYIRVSDREKNPPAAIFFAHGYDTFILTYPVGDDAAHLKPLAAASRALARIRGRAGKLGIDPERIAVLGFSSGGHLAASLAVHWDNPLLHEKIPDVEPGSNRPNALILSYPVLINGIHAHQGSVENFGRDDERIAALFSLEKFVTPQTCPTFLWHTADDVSVPVENSLVFAAALAAMKVEFECHIFAHGQHGLSTCNREVGTTNELCAQWIPLCFGWLDVLFKHKP; encoded by the coding sequence ATGAAACGTGTGGAGATGACTGAGGCGGGAGATTCTTTTTCCCTGTATGGCTATGTCCATGAGAAGATTGACGGCGTGACCTTGCCCGGAGCAGGACGACCAGCCATTCTCATTTGTCCCGGAGGCGGATATATCAGGGTCTCCGATCGAGAGAAAAATCCTCCTGCCGCTATTTTCTTTGCGCACGGATACGACACCTTCATTCTTACGTATCCTGTCGGAGATGATGCGGCGCATTTAAAACCTCTTGCCGCCGCCTCCCGTGCTTTGGCGCGTATACGGGGAAGGGCGGGAAAACTAGGGATAGATCCTGAACGCATTGCCGTGCTTGGTTTTTCATCAGGAGGACATCTCGCCGCTTCGCTTGCCGTCCATTGGGATAACCCGCTCCTTCATGAAAAGATTCCCGATGTGGAACCGGGGAGTAATCGGCCGAACGCCCTTATCCTGAGTTATCCGGTACTCATCAATGGAATCCATGCCCATCAGGGATCGGTGGAAAACTTCGGTCGGGACGATGAACGTATCGCAGCTCTTTTTTCGCTGGAAAAATTTGTCACGCCACAGACATGCCCTACATTCCTTTGGCATACGGCTGACGATGTTTCTGTGCCTGTAGAAAATTCCTTGGTCTTTGCGGCGGCTCTTGCCGCTATGAAGGTAGAGTTTGAATGTCATATATTCGCACATGGGCAACATGGACTTTCAACCTGCAACAGGGAAGTCGGCACGACGAATGAATTGTGCGCCCAGTGGATTCCTTTGTGCTTCGGTTGGCTCGATGTGCTTTTCAAACATAAACCGTAA
- a CDS encoding amino acid ABC transporter ATP-binding protein, which translates to MEVISVRNVGKSFGGIPVLRDISLSVSTGEVVSIIGSSGSGKSTLLRCICQLETIDSGAISICGEDMASTDSGSGLVSYADKATLKHIRSHIGLVFQNFNLFPHFSVLRNITEAQEVVLKLPHGQAVETARTLLAKMGLTEKENAYPCELSGGQQQRVSIARALALKPEVLCFDEPTSALDPELTGEILKVIKDLAAEDMTMVVVTHEMAFAKDISDRVIFMDDGIIVEQGSPDSVISHPTHERTRQFLTRFME; encoded by the coding sequence ATGGAAGTCATATCAGTCAGGAATGTCGGGAAAAGTTTCGGAGGGATTCCTGTTCTCAGGGACATTTCCCTTTCAGTATCGACCGGGGAAGTCGTTTCAATCATTGGTTCATCAGGAAGCGGGAAATCCACACTGCTCCGCTGCATCTGCCAGCTTGAAACGATTGACAGCGGAGCCATCAGCATCTGCGGTGAGGACATGGCATCCACGGACAGTGGGAGCGGGTTAGTAAGCTATGCTGACAAAGCTACTTTGAAGCACATCAGAAGTCATATCGGCCTTGTATTCCAAAATTTTAACCTTTTTCCTCATTTTTCCGTCCTGCGTAATATCACGGAAGCGCAGGAAGTTGTCCTGAAACTACCCCATGGGCAGGCTGTGGAAACCGCGCGGACGCTCTTGGCAAAGATGGGACTGACAGAGAAAGAAAACGCCTACCCCTGCGAATTGTCAGGCGGGCAGCAACAGAGAGTCTCCATAGCTCGCGCTCTCGCGTTAAAACCAGAAGTTCTCTGTTTCGATGAACCGACCAGTGCCCTGGATCCTGAACTCACCGGAGAGATACTGAAAGTCATCAAGGATCTTGCCGCCGAAGATATGACCATGGTAGTAGTCACCCATGAAATGGCGTTTGCCAAGGACATCAGCGACCGGGTTATTTTCATGGACGATGGAATCATCGTAGAACAAGGTTCCCCGGATTCTGTCATCTCCCATCCAACCCATGAGCGCACACGTCAGTTCCTGACACGTTTCATGGAGTGA
- a CDS encoding amino acid ABC transporter permease, which produces MGNLLIHMGEGTVTTLKIFFLTLLFSLPLGLLVAKGRMSRFKPLSAVVNAYIMVMRGTPLILQILFVYFAPYYLFGASYDRFTAVIIAFTVNYAAYFAEIYRGGIQSIPKGQHEATHVLGFTPWQTFTRITMPQVVKRIIPSMGNEVITLVKDTALAQTIGVAELFRVAQNASAREFSTMPIFMAGVFYFIMNMVVSKAFDAWERKLSYYS; this is translated from the coding sequence ATGGGGAATTTACTCATACATATGGGAGAGGGAACGGTCACGACCCTCAAGATTTTTTTCCTGACCCTGCTTTTCTCCCTTCCTCTGGGACTTCTGGTCGCAAAAGGACGGATGAGTCGGTTCAAACCTTTGTCCGCTGTGGTCAACGCTTATATCATGGTCATGCGCGGGACGCCCCTGATTCTCCAGATACTTTTCGTATACTTCGCCCCGTACTATCTTTTCGGAGCATCATATGACCGCTTCACCGCAGTCATCATAGCCTTTACTGTCAACTATGCCGCGTATTTCGCCGAGATTTATCGGGGAGGAATACAGTCAATCCCAAAAGGCCAACATGAAGCGACTCATGTCCTGGGCTTTACTCCATGGCAGACCTTCACCCGCATCACCATGCCTCAGGTCGTAAAACGAATCATCCCCTCCATGGGCAACGAGGTAATCACGCTGGTCAAGGATACGGCACTGGCGCAGACCATCGGCGTTGCCGAACTGTTCCGGGTAGCACAGAATGCGTCCGCGCGCGAGTTTTCAACCATGCCCATCTTCATGGCAGGAGTCTTTTACTTCATCATGAACATGGTTGTTTCCAAAGCCTTCGACGCATGGGAGCGAAAGCTCTCCTACTATTCATGA
- a CDS encoding amino acid ABC transporter substrate-binding protein, which produces MKKTLALCVMILAAVSLFAAGSKESGEDSSLKKIQDRGTFILGLDDTFPPMGFRNENNEIVGFDIDLAREVTKRMGVTLLLQPIDWNAKEQELNTGKIDCIWNGFTVTEERKKVVNFSEPYLENAQVAVVKTSSAVTTLADLAGKSIGLQAGSSASNAVDAAPVFKASLKGIVEFKENLTALMDLEIGGVDAVIVDLLVANDNIKRSGKDFRILDESLAPENYAIGFRKNDNALRNAVQKHLDDMAADGTMARISTTWFGADITIVGK; this is translated from the coding sequence ATGAAAAAGACCTTGGCTCTGTGTGTCATGATTCTGGCGGCCGTCAGTTTGTTCGCCGCAGGCAGTAAGGAAAGCGGAGAGGATTCGTCCTTAAAAAAAATTCAAGACCGGGGAACTTTCATCCTGGGCCTTGACGACACATTCCCTCCGATGGGTTTTCGGAATGAGAACAACGAGATTGTCGGCTTCGACATTGACCTTGCCCGTGAGGTAACAAAACGGATGGGAGTCACCCTTCTCCTCCAGCCCATCGACTGGAATGCGAAGGAACAGGAACTGAACACAGGCAAGATAGACTGCATCTGGAACGGCTTCACCGTCACAGAGGAGAGAAAGAAAGTCGTGAATTTCTCCGAACCCTACCTTGAGAATGCCCAGGTCGCCGTGGTCAAGACATCATCAGCTGTCACGACCCTTGCGGATCTTGCCGGCAAGAGCATCGGCCTACAGGCTGGATCGTCCGCCTCCAATGCCGTCGATGCCGCTCCGGTATTCAAAGCCTCCCTGAAGGGAATAGTCGAGTTCAAGGAAAATCTCACCGCCCTGATGGATCTTGAGATAGGCGGAGTGGACGCCGTAATCGTTGACCTTCTGGTTGCCAACGACAACATCAAGAGAAGTGGCAAAGACTTCCGCATCCTTGATGAGAGCCTCGCTCCGGAGAACTATGCCATTGGTTTCCGCAAGAACGACAACGCCTTGCGCAACGCCGTGCAGAAACACCTTGATGACATGGCCGCTGACGGCACTATGGCCCGCATCTCCACCACATGGTTCGGAGCGGATATCACCATTGTAGGAAAATAA
- a CDS encoding sodium ion-translocating decarboxylase subunit beta: protein MDFLYAGIISVTWQQIVMYVVGAVLIYLAISKKLEPSLLLPMGFGAILVNLPLSGAVTQMMAGIGEVTGILDWLFEVGIHAAEAMPLLLFIGIGAMIDFGPLLSSPKLLMFGAAAQFGIFMTITCATLLGFNLTDAASIGIIGAADGPTSILVSQVLKSQYVGPIAVAAYSYMALVPIIQPFAIKLVTTKKERAIRMPYNPLNVTRAARLFFPIIVTIISGLVAPASVSLVGMLMFGNLIRECGVLNSLSDTAQNVLVNLITLLLGISIASTMRAENFVSLQTLMILVLGLLAFVFDSIAGVCFAKILNIFSPKNKVNPMVGAAGISAFPMSARVVQRMGQEADPQNHLLMHAIGANVAGQIASVVAGGVILGIVPLLMG from the coding sequence ATGGATTTCCTCTATGCTGGAATCATATCTGTGACATGGCAGCAGATTGTCATGTACGTCGTGGGCGCGGTACTCATTTACCTTGCTATTTCCAAGAAACTTGAGCCCTCGCTCCTTTTGCCCATGGGATTCGGTGCTATTCTGGTCAACCTGCCCCTGAGCGGCGCGGTGACCCAGATGATGGCGGGCATCGGCGAAGTGACAGGTATCCTGGACTGGTTGTTCGAAGTCGGCATCCATGCCGCGGAAGCTATGCCCTTGTTGCTTTTCATCGGTATCGGAGCAATGATTGACTTTGGCCCCCTCTTGAGCAGCCCCAAGCTCCTGATGTTCGGTGCCGCAGCGCAGTTCGGTATTTTCATGACCATCACCTGTGCTACTTTGCTGGGTTTTAATCTCACTGACGCCGCTTCAATCGGTATCATTGGTGCTGCCGACGGGCCGACTTCAATCTTGGTATCCCAAGTCCTGAAAAGCCAGTATGTCGGACCTATCGCCGTTGCCGCGTATTCCTACATGGCATTGGTTCCCATCATACAGCCTTTTGCAATCAAGCTGGTGACAACCAAGAAGGAAAGGGCAATCAGGATGCCTTACAATCCTCTTAACGTGACCCGTGCCGCGCGCCTGTTCTTCCCCATCATCGTCACCATCATCTCCGGTCTGGTCGCTCCAGCGTCAGTCAGTCTGGTCGGTATGCTGATGTTCGGCAACCTGATTCGTGAGTGCGGCGTCCTCAATTCTTTGTCAGATACTGCGCAGAATGTCTTGGTCAATTTGATTACCTTGCTTCTCGGTATCAGCATTGCATCCACAATGCGCGCCGAAAACTTTGTTTCCCTGCAAACCCTGATGATTCTTGTGCTGGGTCTTCTTGCCTTCGTGTTCGACTCAATCGCTGGTGTTTGCTTCGCCAAGATTCTCAATATTTTCAGTCCCAAGAACAAGGTCAACCCGATGGTCGGTGCTGCCGGTATCTCGGCGTTCCCAATGAGTGCCCGTGTCGTGCAGAGGATGGGGCAGGAAGCCGATCCTCAGAACCACCTTCTGATGCATGCCATCGGAGCTAACGTGGCTGGACAGATTGCTTCTGTCGTCGCTGGTGGTGTCATCCTGGGCATCGTCCCTCTGCTGATGGGGTAA
- a CDS encoding sodium pump decarboxylase gamma subunit translates to MNNVYVMQSLDLMLKGMVAIFIVLGAIAVATYILGKVGNKKK, encoded by the coding sequence ATGAATAATGTGTATGTAATGCAAAGTCTTGATTTGATGCTCAAGGGTATGGTAGCAATCTTCATTGTCCTTGGTGCCATTGCCGTTGCCACGTACATTTTGGGCAAGGTCGGCAATAAGAAGAAATAA
- the ilvN gene encoding acetolactate synthase small subunit yields MEKRYTLAILVNNHSGVLMRVVGLFSRRGYNIDSLSVGVTENSEISRITIVVTGDRAIVEQIKKQVGKLYDVIRVHEMTTRQSLQYELVMVKIAVSAGTRTNIVELGEIFKAKILDVTDSTITLQLTGSLDKLESFIGLVTPYGIVEMVRTGITALERGSRPLSDFPEDESFESALEGA; encoded by the coding sequence ATGGAAAAACGGTATACACTGGCAATTCTGGTCAATAATCATTCAGGCGTACTGATGCGTGTCGTCGGACTTTTCAGCCGTCGGGGATACAACATCGACAGCTTGTCCGTCGGAGTGACGGAGAATTCCGAAATCAGCCGCATAACCATCGTGGTTACCGGAGACCGGGCAATCGTGGAACAGATTAAGAAACAGGTGGGCAAACTGTATGATGTGATACGGGTTCATGAGATGACCACCCGTCAGTCCCTTCAGTACGAACTGGTGATGGTGAAGATAGCCGTGTCGGCGGGAACAAGAACCAACATCGTAGAACTGGGAGAAATCTTTAAGGCGAAGATTCTGGATGTCACTGACAGCACCATCACGTTACAGCTGACCGGCAGTCTGGACAAACTTGAATCTTTCATCGGACTGGTGACGCCTTACGGCATTGTCGAGATGGTTCGTACCGGCATCACGGCATTGGAAAGAGGAAGCAGACCTCTCAGTGATTTCCCGGAAGATGAGAGCTTTGAATCCGCGCTTGAAGGCGCGTAA
- the ilvC gene encoding ketol-acid reductoisomerase, which produces MSKMYYDNEADLSRLDGKTVAIIGYGSQGHAHALNLHESGVDVIVGLYKGSKSWKMAEEAGLKVETAADAAKHADLIMMLVNDEKQAALYQESIAPGLKKGKYLAFAHGFNIHFGQIVPPEDVNVIMIAPKGPGHTVRTQFQEGKGVPSLVAIHQDPCGDSLQVALAYAKGLGAGRAGIFETSFKEETETDLFGEQAVLCGGVSALIKAGFDTLVEAGYQPEMAYFECCHEMKLIVDMINQGGLSYMRYSISDTAEYGDYITGGKIITDDTRKAMKGILGDIQEGIFARNWLLENKVNRPYFNARKRMEADSLLERTGARLRSLMSWLKK; this is translated from the coding sequence ATGAGCAAGATGTATTACGATAATGAAGCGGATCTCTCCCGTCTGGATGGGAAGACGGTAGCCATCATTGGCTATGGCAGCCAAGGACATGCCCATGCGCTGAACCTGCATGAAAGCGGTGTCGATGTAATCGTCGGCCTCTACAAGGGCAGCAAGAGCTGGAAAATGGCGGAGGAAGCCGGGCTGAAGGTCGAGACTGCCGCTGATGCCGCGAAGCATGCCGACCTCATCATGATGTTGGTCAATGATGAAAAGCAGGCGGCCCTCTACCAAGAGAGCATCGCCCCTGGATTGAAAAAAGGCAAGTACCTTGCTTTCGCCCATGGTTTCAACATCCATTTCGGACAGATTGTTCCTCCGGAAGATGTGAACGTCATCATGATTGCCCCCAAAGGCCCCGGACACACCGTCCGTACCCAGTTCCAGGAAGGAAAGGGCGTTCCGTCTCTTGTCGCGATCCATCAAGATCCCTGCGGTGACAGCCTCCAGGTCGCCCTTGCATATGCCAAGGGTTTGGGTGCCGGACGCGCCGGTATTTTTGAGACATCCTTCAAGGAAGAAACCGAGACGGATCTTTTCGGAGAACAGGCGGTTCTCTGCGGCGGTGTGAGCGCCTTGATTAAAGCAGGCTTCGATACTTTGGTGGAAGCCGGTTATCAGCCGGAGATGGCCTACTTTGAATGCTGTCATGAGATGAAACTCATTGTCGATATGATTAACCAAGGTGGATTGAGCTACATGAGGTATTCGATCAGCGATACCGCCGAATATGGAGATTATATCACCGGAGGAAAAATCATTACCGATGACACCCGCAAGGCGATGAAAGGAATCCTCGGTGACATCCAGGAGGGAATCTTCGCTCGCAATTGGCTGTTGGAAAACAAAGTGAACCGTCCGTACTTCAACGCACGCAAGCGCATGGAAGCGGACAGTCTCCTGGAACGCACCGGAGCAAGATTGCGTTCTCTGATGAGCTGGCTGAAAAAATAA